A window of the Butyricimonas faecalis genome harbors these coding sequences:
- a CDS encoding S9 family peptidase, which yields MMIKFILWLFTFCLVTTVMGQKANYKQAERFLNLGSLVGTTSIIPNALKGTDKFWYKYQTGDGVHYYLVDPSSKTQRELFDRERVAGEISRVTHKPINYKDLKISGVRLEKGNDVVYFTSEKIEFQYDARSGKVIPADSVKVSVEKKKKGENKKLETSPKNNKTQQWNGTYSPDSCYTVYAKRHNLYLFCVRDSSEIQLTTDGTPECSYAGKSLDTTGKKVAAPVEWLAGSKYFYVEREDKRKMESLYLVNTVTQGRPTLNEYKYSMPGDKNIRKNELHVFSVDQRKEVEFPIEKWKDQTLTVYKIGKPVKNLYLLRKKRTCDEVEFCRVIPETGEVKVVIHEKCEPYFNDQLFNVHLLHDGEEIVWWSERTGHGHYYRYDKDGNLKNVITSGGWTAGKIVKVDTVKQTLYFEAYGQKKGEFPYFALLNKVRLDGKGDVQLLTPELATHKVHFLAGGRYFVDNFSRADMEPRSVLRNSDGKIVLELASPDLSRLYETGWKMPEPFTVKAADNMTDLYGYMWKPADFDSTKRYPIISYVYPGPQTEAVPFEFSVVTAFNNAALAQVGFIVVTFGHRGGSPLRDRWYHTYGYGNLRDYPLADDKYGLEQLIDRYPFIDGERVGIFGHSGGGFMSTAAICTYPDFYKAAVSSAGNHDNNIYNIWWGETHHGIKERVVTEKKKVKNPVTGKDSTITVKTVEFEKPNIPTNIELASRLKGHLLLVAGDADNNVHPANTMRMVDALMKAGKNFDMFILPGQGHGYRGIALDFFKRKLWFHFGKYLLDDHSSEGFNEIDAYMRLK from the coding sequence ATGATGATAAAGTTTATTTTATGGTTATTTACTTTTTGCCTCGTTACCACGGTAATGGGGCAAAAAGCTAATTATAAGCAGGCAGAGCGTTTTTTGAATTTGGGATCGTTGGTCGGTACAACCAGTATTATTCCGAATGCCTTGAAAGGGACGGATAAATTTTGGTACAAGTACCAGACTGGGGACGGGGTGCATTATTATTTAGTGGATCCTTCCTCGAAAACACAACGTGAACTATTCGATCGCGAACGAGTGGCAGGAGAAATCAGTCGTGTAACCCATAAACCGATAAATTACAAGGATCTGAAAATTTCAGGTGTTCGTTTAGAAAAAGGGAATGATGTGGTATATTTTACCTCGGAAAAAATCGAATTCCAGTATGATGCCCGTTCCGGCAAAGTAATTCCTGCCGACTCTGTAAAAGTGTCTGTAGAAAAGAAGAAAAAAGGAGAGAATAAAAAGTTAGAAACTTCTCCAAAGAACAATAAAACACAACAATGGAACGGCACCTATTCTCCGGATAGTTGCTATACGGTTTATGCTAAAAGACACAATTTATACTTGTTTTGCGTTCGAGACTCTTCGGAAATTCAATTGACAACAGATGGAACACCCGAATGTTCGTACGCGGGAAAAAGTTTGGATACAACGGGAAAGAAAGTGGCAGCCCCCGTTGAATGGCTGGCCGGTTCCAAATATTTTTATGTGGAGCGGGAAGACAAACGAAAGATGGAATCTTTATACTTGGTGAACACGGTGACTCAAGGGCGTCCCACGTTGAATGAATACAAATATTCAATGCCGGGTGATAAAAATATAAGAAAAAATGAGTTGCACGTTTTCAGTGTAGACCAACGGAAAGAGGTCGAATTCCCTATCGAAAAATGGAAAGATCAGACCCTGACGGTGTATAAAATAGGGAAACCGGTGAAAAACCTTTATCTGTTACGTAAAAAACGTACGTGCGATGAAGTGGAGTTTTGTCGGGTTATTCCGGAAACCGGGGAGGTAAAAGTGGTGATTCATGAAAAATGCGAACCCTATTTTAACGATCAGCTTTTTAATGTACATTTATTGCATGATGGAGAGGAGATTGTTTGGTGGTCGGAACGGACTGGACATGGTCATTACTACCGTTATGACAAAGATGGAAATTTGAAAAACGTAATTACTTCGGGGGGATGGACTGCCGGCAAGATTGTGAAAGTCGATACGGTAAAACAGACGCTTTATTTCGAGGCTTATGGTCAGAAAAAAGGAGAGTTTCCTTATTTCGCTCTTTTAAACAAAGTGCGTTTGGACGGGAAAGGTGACGTGCAGTTATTAACGCCGGAACTGGCAACGCATAAGGTGCATTTTCTTGCCGGAGGACGTTACTTTGTGGACAATTTCTCTCGGGCGGACATGGAACCTCGTAGTGTGTTGAGGAACTCCGATGGGAAAATCGTGTTGGAGCTGGCTTCTCCCGATTTGAGTCGTCTTTATGAAACGGGTTGGAAAATGCCGGAACCCTTTACCGTGAAAGCGGCAGACAATATGACAGATTTGTACGGTTACATGTGGAAACCGGCAGATTTTGATTCAACGAAACGCTACCCGATCATCTCGTATGTTTACCCGGGACCTCAAACGGAGGCTGTTCCTTTTGAATTTAGCGTCGTGACGGCATTCAACAATGCAGCCTTGGCTCAAGTAGGGTTTATCGTGGTGACTTTCGGTCATCGGGGAGGAAGTCCTTTGCGTGATCGTTGGTATCACACCTATGGTTACGGAAATTTGCGCGACTATCCCTTGGCGGATGATAAGTATGGATTGGAACAATTGATCGACCGCTATCCTTTTATAGATGGTGAGCGTGTTGGTATTTTCGGGCATTCTGGAGGTGGTTTTATGTCAACGGCTGCTATCTGTACATATCCCGATTTCTACAAAGCTGCTGTTTCCTCTGCCGGAAATCATGATAATAACATTTATAATATTTGGTGGGGGGAAACGCATCACGGAATAAAGGAAAGGGTGGTTACAGAGAAAAAGAAAGTGAAAAATCCGGTAACAGGAAAAGATTCCACGATAACGGTGAAGACAGTGGAATTCGAGAAACCGAACATCCCGACCAATATCGAATTGGCAAGCCGACTGAAAGGTCATTTACTATTGGTGGCTGGAGATGCCGATAACAACGTGCATCCCGCTAACACCATGAGAATGGTGGATGCCTTGATGAAAGCCGGCAAAAATTTCGATATGTTCATTCTTCCGGGACAAGGACACGGATACCGTGGAATTGCGTTGGATTTCTTTAAGCGAAAATTATGGTTTCACTTTGGAAAATATCTTTTGGATGATCACTCTTCCGAAGGTTTTAATGAAATTGATGCTTATATGCGATTGAAATGA